Proteins from a genomic interval of Betta splendens chromosome 10, fBetSpl5.4, whole genome shotgun sequence:
- the si:dkeyp-115e12.6 gene encoding centromere protein F isoform X1 — protein sequence MIYSHGSRNSNVILDLSNTNTSGQLAHCLVLRQKEMSWAEEDWTVGLSGRVLQKVKDLQVQQERLSRENKQKQLQLDNLYAGHEKQTVKYDAVRVELQSMQRELQSVRDEAKAAGTSCDRLTQELQIKQAQVCSLEGQLESARTLNSKLAQEVKRLEAELEKLLADTTVYSTPCWNTHSPWDHNGSRKEERVGQRDEGQSRALHVRRLQFSDMATASLPQQQYKSTSQSETSTPLPAFPWERDESRPAARRRSPSSPQTPLTHVVSQGQSEGVCERESDPRAETDKSLSEIRSHVSSLEEELSVKDTMLKATQGEMVQCKKELTAKELSLQKTQARITQESERALGAEQRLKQVQEELKCHRQNAESSRLQHQSRIKELEKQHQRDLMEFQKERQCMEKQHQQEMNKLNQELQQARTLHNALQAQADKLSLQKQMLEKELDTLKEKLQWTEKQLQESLKKEAQTQAKLMEAVREAEGVAVSLEQSKKRERTLEEEGKRLAEELNDAMQLIKELQEQKPAAPLQPVQFCPGGQSISSQPSYSYSTHSRPSSHATRQTSASRTEWKRDEGVEERRVEISASYPTDREPGEGIDSEHITVPTSLDSESFQKGKHQKRCNEDENKRRNDCESCGTDKHTMFDDVTPTSSAADTTANSSMSDPAKASEDFKRENAMLRSELCDLKEELQKRLEDLEAQRRAEAEARTRLKQLSRKRATQVVEKEEQEKVWRAQLESERAETERLKKSMAALQTEIKKSREDGEKKGREEQEEKNDELEERKSEMIELNIQLKTQLAEMKAQLAMEREERKREEEERLQMTIKDREQKEEFFMKVSELQAELQEVKRRRDLLEHDKASVPNSPLTYLTLHDDEFNSNIVDCDNDNMRLLCSSTNEHNTLISQVTAEDMQEHQLVTDPEGSTLSVEGQSGQQDMRNNCQEGCLLSDHKKVELAPFDLAKEVERLEKENAKEKERANQYQVKLEALQNQVTRQTQQLTMAFEKQSQHISGLLTELHEKESALVSQGEELQHHRQALDALKAKKEQEEREKSEVMDKEDQDEEQQRDKEDYDDDDDDDERSLTNSGLPPNQDKECAVLLADEDLNIQRKAGTLKTVASGPETPTSASCEAQSFGSEHSDTTDSDKTLSSSDSACVTGDNEWTQNGGTADVVAELLALQQENHLLKQRIETLTIPDNSKLALNKRQEILQDIGLEQVESIVQNERMMEGEQREDERTPRDEEGHEDESQLQIRHLEQQVVALRAKVWALTEQTQQQADELVVWRLAAQPAPTLETQDQFCAVPHSDQQPDGQAQQQLLGPQGDSGKMIVTREDDLFLSCSSNKLQGRMLFSRLEHINVSETKILYPSEKTCAVQQLDTGDKESEKENGVQRTILSEYTEKSDIGLIQISENIHQHQITKDLLEVSQACRAKSTEAQVLNQEVNPNISIQIVESSKTDISTEMKSIGSQTEESLCTHSGRAASELHCVFTQTEEEEEHMEDSPPLSPGPLSEAAEPGDKMLFASSFPIPADPARLAERIRRNRTQLSAAFDDTEYEPYGLPEVVMKGFADIPSGPSCPYIVRRGLLGTTVVPASQKEPEEEETD from the exons ATGATTTACTCACATGGCTCCAGGAACAGTAATGTAATTCTGGATCTGTCAAACACGAATACTTCAGGTCAGCTGGCTCATTGTCTTGT GCTCAGGCAGAAAGAGATGAGCTGGGCGGAGGAAGACTGGACAGTGGGGCTGTCTGGACGGGTCCTCCAAAAAGTGAAGGATCTCCAGGTCCAGCAGGAGCGACTGTCTAGAGAGAACAAGCAGAAACAACTCCAGTTGGATAACCTTTATGCCGGCCacgaaaaacaaactgtgaaG TATGATGCGGTACGTGTGGAGCTCCAGTCTATGCAGAGAGAGCTCCAGAGTGTCCGGGATGAGGCTAAAGCAGCAGGTACTAGCTGTGATCGCCTGACCCAGGAGCTTCAAATCAAGCAGGCTCAAGTATGCTCTTTGGAAGGCCAGCTCGAGTCTGCTCGAACACTCAACAGCAAACTCGCACAGGAAGTCAAAAG GCTGGAGGCAGAGTTGGAGAAGTTGTTAGCAGACACCACTGTGTATTCCACACCCTGCTGGAATACTCACTCACCCTGGGATCATAATG GTagcagaaaggaggagagagtaGGGCAGCGAGATGAAGGACAGAGCCGCGCACTTCATGTCCGA CGGCTCCAGTTCTCAGACATGGCTACAGCTTCATTGCCCCAACAGCAATACAAGAGTACATCCCAATCAGAGACTTCCACTCCCTTGCCTGCATTTCCGTGGGAGCGGGACGAGTCCAGGCCAGCCGCCAGAAGACGATCCCCATCTTCTCCCCAGACACCCCTCACGCATGTCGTCAGTCAAGGCCAGTCAGAGGGAGTTTGTGAGAGGGAGTCGGACCCcagggcagagacagaca AGTCTTTATCAGAaattcggagtcatgtgtcttCTCTGGAAGAGGAGTTGTCTGTGAAGGACACTATGTTGAAGGCGACTCAGGGCGAAATGGTGCAATGCAAGAAGGAGCTGACTGCCAAGGAGCTCAGcctgcagaaaacacaagccCGCATAACCCAGGAGAGTGAACGG GCATTAGGAGCTGAGCAGCGTCTGAAGCAGGTGCAAGAAGAGCTTAAATGTCACAGGCAAAATGCTGAGAGCAGCCGACTACAGCATCAGTCGCGCATTaaggagctggagaaacaaCATCAGAGG gatTTGATGGAGTTTCAGAAAGAGAGACAGTGTATGGAAAAGCAACATCAGCAGGAGATGAACAAACTCAACCAAGAGCTGCAGCAAGCTAGAACACTGCACAATGCCCTGCAGGCTCAGGCTGACAAG CTGTCTCTACAGAAGCAGATGTTGGAGAAAGAATTGGATACACTGAAAGAGAAGCTGCAGTGGACGGagaaacagctgcaggaaagCTTGAAGAAAGAAGCGCAGACTCAAGCCAAACTCATG GAAGCGGTGCGTGAGGCAGAGGGTGTGGCCGTGAGTCTGGAGCAGAGCAAGAAGAGAGAGCGaaccctggaggaggaggggaaaagaCTGGCAGAAGAGCTAAATGATGCTATGCAGCTTATCAAGGAGCTGCAGG AGCAAAAACCTGCAGCACCCCTCCAACCTGTACAGTTTTGCCCTGGAGGACAGAGCATCTCTTCCCAGCCTTCTTACTCTTATTCTACTCATTCTCGACCATCAAGTCACGCCACAAGGCAAACCAGTGCCTCCCGAACTGAGTGGAAAAGGGATGAAGGCGTGGAGGAAAGAAGGGTGGAGATTTCAGCATCTTACCCCACCGACAGAGAGCCTGGTGAGGGTATCGACTCAGAACACATCACTGTTCCTACCTCTCTAGACTCTGAGAGTTTCCAAAAGGGAAAACACCAAAAGAGATGTAATGAGGACGAGAACAAGCGTAGAAATGACTGTGAAAGCTGTGGGACGGACAAGCACACAATGTTTGACGATGTAACGCctacttcctctgctgctgataCAACAGCTAACAGCTCTATGTCAGACCCTGCCAAGGCTTCTGAAGACTTCAAAAGGGAGAATGCCATGCTGCGTTCAGAACTGTGTGATTTGAAAGAAGAACTCCAAAAACGACTCGAGGACTTGGAAGCCCAACGACGAGCCGAAGCAGAAGCCAGGACACGTCTCAAACAGCTGAGCCGCAAACGTGCTACCCAGGTAGTagagaaagaggagcaggagaaggtaTGGAGGGCACAGCTGGAGAGTGAGAGAGCTGAAACAGAAAGGCTGAAGAAATCTATGGCTGCTCTGCAAACTGAGATAAAGAAAAGCAGGGAGGATGGAGAAAAGAAGggaagagaggagcaggaggagaaaaacgATGAACTTGAAGAAAGGAAGAGTGAAATGATCGAGCTTAATATCCAGCTGAAGACGCAGTTAGCAGAGATGAAGGCCCAGCTGGCCATGGAAAGAgaagagcgaaagagagaggaagaagagcggCTTCAAATGACCATCAAAGACAGAGAACAaaaggaggagttcttcatgAAAGTCTCTGAACTTCAAGCTGAACTTCAAGAAGTAAAGCGCAGAAGAGATTTATTGGAACATGATAAAGCCTCAGTTCCCAACAGTCCCCTTACCTACTTAACTCTTCATGATGATGAGTTCAACTCCAACATCGTTGACTGTGACAACGACAACATGCGTCTCCTCTGTTCGTCTACAAACGAACACAACACACTTATTTCTCAGGTAACTGCAGAAGACATGCAGGAACACCAACTGGTGACAGATCCTGAAGGCTCTACTCTGTCAGTTGAAGGTCAATCAGGACAACAAGATATGAGAAACAACTGTCAGGAAGGGTGTttgctatctgatcacaaaaagGTGGAGCTGGCTCCCTTTGACTTGGCAAAAGAGGTGGAGCGTCTGGAGAAGGAGAATGCAAAGGAGAAGGAACGAGCGAACCAGTACCAGGTCAAACTGGAGGCACTGCAGAaccag GTGACACgtcagacacagcagctgacGATGGCCTTTGAAAAGCAGAGCCAGCATATCTCAGGTCTTCTGACAGAGCTGCATGAGAAGGAGAGTGCCCTTGTCAGCCAAGGAGAGGAACTGCAGCACCACAGACAAGCGCTGGATGCACTCAAGGCcaaaaaagagcaggaagaaagggAAAAATCAGAGGTGATGGACAAAGAGGATCAGGATGAAGAACAACAGAGGGATAAAgaggattatgatgatgatgatgatgatgacgagaGGTCATTGACAAACTCAGGGCTTCCGCCAAATCAGGACAAGGAATGTGCTGTCCTCTTGGCAGATGAGGACTTAAATATACAAAGAAAAGCAGGTACATTAAAGACTGTGGCCTCTGGGCCTGAAACACCAACATCTGCTAGCTGTGAAGCGCAGTCGTTTGGGTCCGAGCACTCAGACACAACAGATTCAGACAAAACTCTGAGTAGCAGTGACTCTGCTTGTGTTACGGGCGACAATGAGTGGACTCAaaatggaggaacagctgatgtggTTGCAGAACTGCTTGCCCTCCAACAAGAGAATCACCTTCTGAAACAAAGAATAGAGACATTGACGATTCCAGACAACAGCAAACTAGCtttaaataaaagacaagaAATCTTACAGGACATTGGTCTTGAACAAGTAGAATCAATAGTGCAGAATGAGAGGATGATGGAAGGTGAACAAAGGGAAGATGAAAGGACACCACGAGATGAAGAAGGACACGAGGACGAGTCTCAGCTTCAGATCAGGCACCTGGAGCAACAG GTGGTGGCGCTGCGGGCCAAGGTTTGGGCTCTCACGGAGCAGACCCAGCAGCAGGCAGACGAGCTTGTTGTGTGGAGACTGGCCGCTCAGCCAGCTCCAACATTAGAGACTCAGGACCAGTTCTGTGCAGTCCCACATTCAGACCAGCAGCCCGATGGCCAGGCTCAGCAACAGCTGCTGGGTCCTCAGGGAGACTCTGGTAAAATGATCGTCACCAGGGAAGATGACTtattcctctcctgctcctccaacaAACTGCAAGGCCGCATGTTGTTCTCCAG ACTGGAGCACATCAATGTTTCCGAAACAAAGATTCTTTATCCGTCTGAAAAGACATGTGCAGTTCAGCAGCTAGACACTGGTGACAAG GAGTCGGAAAAAGAAAACGGAGTCCAACGTACCATTTTATCAGAATACACAGAGAAGTCAGACATTGGACTAATCCAGATTTCAGAAAACATCCATCAACACCAAATTACCAAAGATCTCCTTGAAGTCTCACAAGCATGTAGGGCCAAATCAACAGAGGCTCAGGTGTTAAATCAAGAGGTCAACCCAAACATTTCTATACAAATCGTTGAGTCTTCAAAGACAGACATCAGCACAGAAATGAAAAGCATTGGCAGTCAAACAGAGGAGAGCCTCTGTACACACAGCGGCCGAGCAGCATCTGAGCTGCACTGCGTGTTCacacagacggaggaggaggaagaacacaTGGAGGACTCCCCGCCGCTCTCTCCTGGCCCATTATCTGAGGCAGCAGAGCCAGGCGACAAAATGCTGTTCGCAAGTTCTTTTCCCATCCCGGCTGATCCGGCCCGTCTAGCCGAAAGAATCCGTCGTAACAGGACGCAGCTGTCAGCGGCCTTTGACGACACAGAGTATGAACCCTATGGGCTGCCGGAGGTGGTGATGAAAG GGTTCGCTGACATCCCCAGTGGCCCCTCCTGTCCCTACATTGTGAGAAGAGGCTTATTAGGGACAACTGTGGTACCAGCCTCTCAGAAGGagccagaagaagaggagacggATTGA
- the zgc:162144 gene encoding RD3 domain-containing protein, with protein MFPWSAVFSLEPKVPGQRSTEELVTNTLMLELGAMVKRTERIRLERATEGRRRRRSSTSTADYSWLANTPTPQPYELTPNDLLELQDLCAKIPPAQCGPVIVRFRRMVSEMEPEVHEVPRLFRSVLRDCVDEVNGNEDFPTDPVIEKQQRSKSLSFVTFRTKLRTGQFFKGSGLRGSRGNLQQQVDWSDEEEEDGEGEEEAIKARARKGRSRSMPEITPVEQSAQG; from the exons ATGTTTCCTTGGTCTGCAGTTTTCTCCCTTGAGCCCAAAGTGCCCGGCCAGCGCTCCACTGAGGAGCTGGTGACCAACActctgatgctggagctggggGCCATGGTGAAGCGCACCGAGCGCATTCGTTTAGAGCGGGCAACAGAAGGCCGGCGGCGTCGgcgcagctccacctccacggcTGACTACAGCTGGCTGGCCAACACCCCCACCCCGCAGCCCTATGAGCTGACCCCCAAcgacctgctggagctgcaggacctGTGTGCCAAGATTCCTCCTGCACAGTGTGGCCCTGTTATTGTCAG ATTCAGGAGGATGGTGTCAGAGATGGAGCCTGAGGTGCACGAGGTTCCCCGACTCTTTCGCTCCGTGCTGCGCGACTGCGTGGACGAGGTCAACGGAAACGAAGACTTTCCGACAGACCCGGTGATCGAGAAGCAGCAGCGCAGCAAGAGCCTGTCCTTCGTCACTTTCCGCACAAAGCTTCGCACGGGGCAATTTTTCAAGGGCAGCGGCCTTAGAGGCTCCAGGGGGAatttgcagcagcaggtggactggtcagatgaggaggaggaggatggagaaggggaggaagaggccATCAAGGCCAGGGCCAGGAAGGGAAGGAGCAGGAGCATGCCTGAGATCACTCCTGTGGAGCAGAGTGCACAGGGCTGA
- the si:dkeyp-115e12.6 gene encoding centromere protein F isoform X2 — protein sequence MSWAEEDWTVGLSGRVLQKVKDLQVQQERLSRENKQKQLQLDNLYAGHEKQTVKYDAVRVELQSMQRELQSVRDEAKAAGTSCDRLTQELQIKQAQVCSLEGQLESARTLNSKLAQEVKRLEAELEKLLADTTVYSTPCWNTHSPWDHNGSRKEERVGQRDEGQSRALHVRRLQFSDMATASLPQQQYKSTSQSETSTPLPAFPWERDESRPAARRRSPSSPQTPLTHVVSQGQSEGVCERESDPRAETDKSLSEIRSHVSSLEEELSVKDTMLKATQGEMVQCKKELTAKELSLQKTQARITQESERALGAEQRLKQVQEELKCHRQNAESSRLQHQSRIKELEKQHQRDLMEFQKERQCMEKQHQQEMNKLNQELQQARTLHNALQAQADKLSLQKQMLEKELDTLKEKLQWTEKQLQESLKKEAQTQAKLMEAVREAEGVAVSLEQSKKRERTLEEEGKRLAEELNDAMQLIKELQEQKPAAPLQPVQFCPGGQSISSQPSYSYSTHSRPSSHATRQTSASRTEWKRDEGVEERRVEISASYPTDREPGEGIDSEHITVPTSLDSESFQKGKHQKRCNEDENKRRNDCESCGTDKHTMFDDVTPTSSAADTTANSSMSDPAKASEDFKRENAMLRSELCDLKEELQKRLEDLEAQRRAEAEARTRLKQLSRKRATQVVEKEEQEKVWRAQLESERAETERLKKSMAALQTEIKKSREDGEKKGREEQEEKNDELEERKSEMIELNIQLKTQLAEMKAQLAMEREERKREEEERLQMTIKDREQKEEFFMKVSELQAELQEVKRRRDLLEHDKASVPNSPLTYLTLHDDEFNSNIVDCDNDNMRLLCSSTNEHNTLISQVTAEDMQEHQLVTDPEGSTLSVEGQSGQQDMRNNCQEGCLLSDHKKVELAPFDLAKEVERLEKENAKEKERANQYQVKLEALQNQVTRQTQQLTMAFEKQSQHISGLLTELHEKESALVSQGEELQHHRQALDALKAKKEQEEREKSEVMDKEDQDEEQQRDKEDYDDDDDDDERSLTNSGLPPNQDKECAVLLADEDLNIQRKAGTLKTVASGPETPTSASCEAQSFGSEHSDTTDSDKTLSSSDSACVTGDNEWTQNGGTADVVAELLALQQENHLLKQRIETLTIPDNSKLALNKRQEILQDIGLEQVESIVQNERMMEGEQREDERTPRDEEGHEDESQLQIRHLEQQVVALRAKVWALTEQTQQQADELVVWRLAAQPAPTLETQDQFCAVPHSDQQPDGQAQQQLLGPQGDSGKMIVTREDDLFLSCSSNKLQGRMLFSRLEHINVSETKILYPSEKTCAVQQLDTGDKESEKENGVQRTILSEYTEKSDIGLIQISENIHQHQITKDLLEVSQACRAKSTEAQVLNQEVNPNISIQIVESSKTDISTEMKSIGSQTEESLCTHSGRAASELHCVFTQTEEEEEHMEDSPPLSPGPLSEAAEPGDKMLFASSFPIPADPARLAERIRRNRTQLSAAFDDTEYEPYGLPEVVMKGFADIPSGPSCPYIVRRGLLGTTVVPASQKEPEEEETD from the exons ATGAGCTGGGCGGAGGAAGACTGGACAGTGGGGCTGTCTGGACGGGTCCTCCAAAAAGTGAAGGATCTCCAGGTCCAGCAGGAGCGACTGTCTAGAGAGAACAAGCAGAAACAACTCCAGTTGGATAACCTTTATGCCGGCCacgaaaaacaaactgtgaaG TATGATGCGGTACGTGTGGAGCTCCAGTCTATGCAGAGAGAGCTCCAGAGTGTCCGGGATGAGGCTAAAGCAGCAGGTACTAGCTGTGATCGCCTGACCCAGGAGCTTCAAATCAAGCAGGCTCAAGTATGCTCTTTGGAAGGCCAGCTCGAGTCTGCTCGAACACTCAACAGCAAACTCGCACAGGAAGTCAAAAG GCTGGAGGCAGAGTTGGAGAAGTTGTTAGCAGACACCACTGTGTATTCCACACCCTGCTGGAATACTCACTCACCCTGGGATCATAATG GTagcagaaaggaggagagagtaGGGCAGCGAGATGAAGGACAGAGCCGCGCACTTCATGTCCGA CGGCTCCAGTTCTCAGACATGGCTACAGCTTCATTGCCCCAACAGCAATACAAGAGTACATCCCAATCAGAGACTTCCACTCCCTTGCCTGCATTTCCGTGGGAGCGGGACGAGTCCAGGCCAGCCGCCAGAAGACGATCCCCATCTTCTCCCCAGACACCCCTCACGCATGTCGTCAGTCAAGGCCAGTCAGAGGGAGTTTGTGAGAGGGAGTCGGACCCcagggcagagacagaca AGTCTTTATCAGAaattcggagtcatgtgtcttCTCTGGAAGAGGAGTTGTCTGTGAAGGACACTATGTTGAAGGCGACTCAGGGCGAAATGGTGCAATGCAAGAAGGAGCTGACTGCCAAGGAGCTCAGcctgcagaaaacacaagccCGCATAACCCAGGAGAGTGAACGG GCATTAGGAGCTGAGCAGCGTCTGAAGCAGGTGCAAGAAGAGCTTAAATGTCACAGGCAAAATGCTGAGAGCAGCCGACTACAGCATCAGTCGCGCATTaaggagctggagaaacaaCATCAGAGG gatTTGATGGAGTTTCAGAAAGAGAGACAGTGTATGGAAAAGCAACATCAGCAGGAGATGAACAAACTCAACCAAGAGCTGCAGCAAGCTAGAACACTGCACAATGCCCTGCAGGCTCAGGCTGACAAG CTGTCTCTACAGAAGCAGATGTTGGAGAAAGAATTGGATACACTGAAAGAGAAGCTGCAGTGGACGGagaaacagctgcaggaaagCTTGAAGAAAGAAGCGCAGACTCAAGCCAAACTCATG GAAGCGGTGCGTGAGGCAGAGGGTGTGGCCGTGAGTCTGGAGCAGAGCAAGAAGAGAGAGCGaaccctggaggaggaggggaaaagaCTGGCAGAAGAGCTAAATGATGCTATGCAGCTTATCAAGGAGCTGCAGG AGCAAAAACCTGCAGCACCCCTCCAACCTGTACAGTTTTGCCCTGGAGGACAGAGCATCTCTTCCCAGCCTTCTTACTCTTATTCTACTCATTCTCGACCATCAAGTCACGCCACAAGGCAAACCAGTGCCTCCCGAACTGAGTGGAAAAGGGATGAAGGCGTGGAGGAAAGAAGGGTGGAGATTTCAGCATCTTACCCCACCGACAGAGAGCCTGGTGAGGGTATCGACTCAGAACACATCACTGTTCCTACCTCTCTAGACTCTGAGAGTTTCCAAAAGGGAAAACACCAAAAGAGATGTAATGAGGACGAGAACAAGCGTAGAAATGACTGTGAAAGCTGTGGGACGGACAAGCACACAATGTTTGACGATGTAACGCctacttcctctgctgctgataCAACAGCTAACAGCTCTATGTCAGACCCTGCCAAGGCTTCTGAAGACTTCAAAAGGGAGAATGCCATGCTGCGTTCAGAACTGTGTGATTTGAAAGAAGAACTCCAAAAACGACTCGAGGACTTGGAAGCCCAACGACGAGCCGAAGCAGAAGCCAGGACACGTCTCAAACAGCTGAGCCGCAAACGTGCTACCCAGGTAGTagagaaagaggagcaggagaaggtaTGGAGGGCACAGCTGGAGAGTGAGAGAGCTGAAACAGAAAGGCTGAAGAAATCTATGGCTGCTCTGCAAACTGAGATAAAGAAAAGCAGGGAGGATGGAGAAAAGAAGggaagagaggagcaggaggagaaaaacgATGAACTTGAAGAAAGGAAGAGTGAAATGATCGAGCTTAATATCCAGCTGAAGACGCAGTTAGCAGAGATGAAGGCCCAGCTGGCCATGGAAAGAgaagagcgaaagagagaggaagaagagcggCTTCAAATGACCATCAAAGACAGAGAACAaaaggaggagttcttcatgAAAGTCTCTGAACTTCAAGCTGAACTTCAAGAAGTAAAGCGCAGAAGAGATTTATTGGAACATGATAAAGCCTCAGTTCCCAACAGTCCCCTTACCTACTTAACTCTTCATGATGATGAGTTCAACTCCAACATCGTTGACTGTGACAACGACAACATGCGTCTCCTCTGTTCGTCTACAAACGAACACAACACACTTATTTCTCAGGTAACTGCAGAAGACATGCAGGAACACCAACTGGTGACAGATCCTGAAGGCTCTACTCTGTCAGTTGAAGGTCAATCAGGACAACAAGATATGAGAAACAACTGTCAGGAAGGGTGTttgctatctgatcacaaaaagGTGGAGCTGGCTCCCTTTGACTTGGCAAAAGAGGTGGAGCGTCTGGAGAAGGAGAATGCAAAGGAGAAGGAACGAGCGAACCAGTACCAGGTCAAACTGGAGGCACTGCAGAaccag GTGACACgtcagacacagcagctgacGATGGCCTTTGAAAAGCAGAGCCAGCATATCTCAGGTCTTCTGACAGAGCTGCATGAGAAGGAGAGTGCCCTTGTCAGCCAAGGAGAGGAACTGCAGCACCACAGACAAGCGCTGGATGCACTCAAGGCcaaaaaagagcaggaagaaagggAAAAATCAGAGGTGATGGACAAAGAGGATCAGGATGAAGAACAACAGAGGGATAAAgaggattatgatgatgatgatgatgatgacgagaGGTCATTGACAAACTCAGGGCTTCCGCCAAATCAGGACAAGGAATGTGCTGTCCTCTTGGCAGATGAGGACTTAAATATACAAAGAAAAGCAGGTACATTAAAGACTGTGGCCTCTGGGCCTGAAACACCAACATCTGCTAGCTGTGAAGCGCAGTCGTTTGGGTCCGAGCACTCAGACACAACAGATTCAGACAAAACTCTGAGTAGCAGTGACTCTGCTTGTGTTACGGGCGACAATGAGTGGACTCAaaatggaggaacagctgatgtggTTGCAGAACTGCTTGCCCTCCAACAAGAGAATCACCTTCTGAAACAAAGAATAGAGACATTGACGATTCCAGACAACAGCAAACTAGCtttaaataaaagacaagaAATCTTACAGGACATTGGTCTTGAACAAGTAGAATCAATAGTGCAGAATGAGAGGATGATGGAAGGTGAACAAAGGGAAGATGAAAGGACACCACGAGATGAAGAAGGACACGAGGACGAGTCTCAGCTTCAGATCAGGCACCTGGAGCAACAG GTGGTGGCGCTGCGGGCCAAGGTTTGGGCTCTCACGGAGCAGACCCAGCAGCAGGCAGACGAGCTTGTTGTGTGGAGACTGGCCGCTCAGCCAGCTCCAACATTAGAGACTCAGGACCAGTTCTGTGCAGTCCCACATTCAGACCAGCAGCCCGATGGCCAGGCTCAGCAACAGCTGCTGGGTCCTCAGGGAGACTCTGGTAAAATGATCGTCACCAGGGAAGATGACTtattcctctcctgctcctccaacaAACTGCAAGGCCGCATGTTGTTCTCCAG ACTGGAGCACATCAATGTTTCCGAAACAAAGATTCTTTATCCGTCTGAAAAGACATGTGCAGTTCAGCAGCTAGACACTGGTGACAAG GAGTCGGAAAAAGAAAACGGAGTCCAACGTACCATTTTATCAGAATACACAGAGAAGTCAGACATTGGACTAATCCAGATTTCAGAAAACATCCATCAACACCAAATTACCAAAGATCTCCTTGAAGTCTCACAAGCATGTAGGGCCAAATCAACAGAGGCTCAGGTGTTAAATCAAGAGGTCAACCCAAACATTTCTATACAAATCGTTGAGTCTTCAAAGACAGACATCAGCACAGAAATGAAAAGCATTGGCAGTCAAACAGAGGAGAGCCTCTGTACACACAGCGGCCGAGCAGCATCTGAGCTGCACTGCGTGTTCacacagacggaggaggaggaagaacacaTGGAGGACTCCCCGCCGCTCTCTCCTGGCCCATTATCTGAGGCAGCAGAGCCAGGCGACAAAATGCTGTTCGCAAGTTCTTTTCCCATCCCGGCTGATCCGGCCCGTCTAGCCGAAAGAATCCGTCGTAACAGGACGCAGCTGTCAGCGGCCTTTGACGACACAGAGTATGAACCCTATGGGCTGCCGGAGGTGGTGATGAAAG GGTTCGCTGACATCCCCAGTGGCCCCTCCTGTCCCTACATTGTGAGAAGAGGCTTATTAGGGACAACTGTGGTACCAGCCTCTCAGAAGGagccagaagaagaggagacggATTGA